A segment of the Asinibacterium sp. OR53 genome:
TCTCCATTTTAATTGTGATAACCTTGTTTTTTGTCACTTTCCGCAATTGGGTAAAGCAGAAAAAGCTTTCCGAAATGAAATCTGATTTCATCAATAATATTACGCACGAATTACATACCCCACTGGCCACAATTATTGTAGCCAACAAAAACCTGCAGAATGGCCGTATCCTGGAAAGAAAAGAAAACATACAGCCGCTGACCGATGTGATCCAGCGGCAATCGGAGCGCCTGAAAATTTTGATCGACGAAGTGCTGGACATTGCTTCCACCAACAGGATCGCACTGGATGAAAAAGAATACCGGCTGAATGACCTGCTGGATGAATTGTTGCTGGATTACCGGTTGAAATTAATGGATACCAATATAGAACTGGTATTTCACAAAGAGACCGATAAGGACCTGGTAAGGTTTGATAAATTTCATTTCACCACCATGCTGCTCAATATTTTTGATAATGCGGTGAAGTATAATTCCAATGAAATTAAAAAGCTCGCCGTTACCACTCGTGCAGACCGACACGGAGATCTTCAGGTGCTGATCCAGGATAATGGAGTAGGCATCAGCAGCGAGGATATTAAACACGTTTTCGAAAAGTTTTACCGGGCCCCCGATCAATATAAAATGCAGAGCAAGGGATTGGGACTTGGACTTTATTATGTAAAAAAGATCATCGACGCACACGGATGGAGTATCCGGGTGGACAGCAAGCCGTCTAAAGGCAGCCAGTTCATCATTACCATCCCTCATTCAAACAAGTGAACATGAAGCCGAGGATATTATTAGTGGAAGATGAAACCGATCTGGGCAATGTGGTGAAGCAGTACCTGGAAGTAATGGACTTTCATGTTGATTGGTGTAAGAACGGCAGCGAAGCCTATTCCTTATTCAGGACAGCAACCGATAACCATGACTTGTTGCTGATTGATGTGGGCTTACCTGGTATGGATGGATTTGAACTGGCAGAGTTGGTTACCCATACAAGAAAAGACGTGCCCTTTCTTTTTTTAACGGCGAGGAACGAGAAATCAGACCGGCTGCACGGACTCAAGATCGGCGCCGATGATTACATCGTAAAGCCATTTGATATTGAAGAAATGGTGTTACGGATCAGGAATATCCTGAAACGAAAATATCCGGGAAATACAACACCGCCTCATGCTGTTATTGCTATTGGGAATACCCGGTTTCACAAAGACCAGATGAAACTAATAGTGGGAAATGAAAAAGAGATCATCCTCACCGAACGTGAATCGGAATTGCTGGATTATTTATTTAAAAACGCCGACCGTATCATCAAGCGTGAAGAAATATTGACCCAACTCTGGGGCGAGAACGATTATTTCCTGGGCAGGAGCCTGGATGTATTTATTTCCAGGTTGAGAAAATACCTGGGGTCCAGCGACCTGGTGAGCATTACCAATATATACGGTGTAGGCTTTGTATTCAATACCATGCCGCCAAAAGGGTAAGCAGCTGCTTACGCCTCCATATCCAGTAATTTTTCAAAAAGAGCTTCGTATTCTTTGTTCAACGATTCGAAATGCGCCGTCGTCTTTTTGTACTCTGTTTCCAACGCCAGGAACTTTTGATGGTCGGTATAATTGGCAGGATTGCCCAGGGCTTCTTCCAGTTTCTGTTTGTCTTCCTTGGCCTTATTCAGTGCCGATTCCAGGTTACTGAGTTTTCGCTGCTGTTTTTGTAATTCTTTTTGTTGTTCCCTGTCGGGCGAAGGCTTGGCAGGCGTTTGTGCAATAACTACAGGCTGCTCAACCGCTTTGGGTGGTTCCTGCTCTTGTTTTTTCTTGGCCATCCTTTCATTCCAGGCCACCCATTCGTCGTATCCGCCTTTGAATTCTTTGATCTCGTGGTCTACGATCTCCCAGATCTTGTTGGCGGTTTTAGAAATGAAATAACGGTCGTGGCTCACCAGTATGTAACTGCCTTCGTATTTATTCAAAGCCTCTGCCAGCAATTCAACAGAATGCATATCGAGGTGGTTGGTAGGTTCGTCGAGGATCAGGAAATTGGCTTTGCTCACAATGGTTTTAGCGAGCGCTACACGCGCTTTCTCGCCACCGCTCAATACTTTGATTTTTTTCTCTACATCGTCGCCGCCGAAAAGAAAAGCGCCGAGCAGGCTGCGCAGTTCCATATCTGTTTTTTGACTGCCACACTGCTGTAATTCTTCGAGGATATTATTGCCGAGGGTAAGGGCTTCCAGTTGGTGCTGTGCATAAAAACTTTCTTCCACGTTATGTCCCCATACGCGTTCACCGGTAAATGGTTCCGTGCCTGCAATCATGCGTAATACAGTAGACTTACCCTTTCCGTTAGCGCCGATCAGGGCAATCTTATCGCCCCTGTCTATTTCGGCACCGGTATGCGATACAATGTTCAGCTTGCCAAAGCTTTTACTTACATCTTTGAGGGTGACTAATATTTTACCAGGCACTTTCTCCAACTGGAAATTGATGCGCAGATCGGGACGTTCCAATTGAACGTCCTCAATTTTTTCCAGTTTGTCCAGTCGCTTTTGCACACTCTGTGCCTGCGCGGCCTTACTGGCTTTTGCCTTGAATCGTTCAATGAATCGTTCCTGCTGCCTGATATAGTCCTGCTGGTTTTCAAATGCCTTTTGCTGCATTTCTATGCGGATGGTTTTCTCCTGCTCATAGAAATCATAATCGCCGCTATAAATATGCAGTTGGCGCTGGTAGAGCTCCACGATTTTGTTCACCATCCGGTTGAGGAAAATTTTATCGTGGCTCACGATCACCACGCTGCCCTGATAATGCAGCAAATATTTCTCCAGCCATTCGATAGAAGGGAGGTCGAGGTGGTTGGTAGGTTCATCGAGTAAGAGCACATCGGGCTGCTGCAGGATCATCTTGGCCAGCAGTACGCGCATACGCCATCCTCCGCTGAATTCCTTGTAAGGCCTTACCAGGTCTTCATTGCCGAATCCCAATCCGTGCAGTACTTCTTCTGCTTTATGATGAATATTATATCCATCCAACACGTCCATCTCGTGCAGGCTATCGGTATATTTCAATAATAGTGTTTCATTCTCCGGATCTTTTTCCAGTTCATGTCCCAATGTCTCGATCTCTTTTTCGAGTTGCCTTACTCTTTCAAAAGCGCCCAGGGCCACTTCTGTGATGGAATCGTTGGTATCGAAACTCAACAGGTCCTGGTGCAGGTATCCGATGGTGGTATCTTTTCCTTTTTCTACATTGCCTTTTGAAGGAGTATATTCTCCCACTAATAATTTGAGCAGGGTAGATTTACCCGTGCCATTATAGCCGATCAGGCCAATGCGGTCGCCCGGCTGTATATGCCAGGTGGCATCTTCTACAATTATACGTGCTCCAAATTCGAAAGTGAGGTTCTGAAAGCCTATCAGCATTGTTTATACGGTATTTTGAGGGGGCAAAGTTAATGCTGTGGCCTGTATTCCACCACAACCTTTGCATTTCGTTGTTCGGTTGAGGTGAGGAATATCTCGTAACGCTTCTGAGATTTGCCCATGGTAACCACCATCAGGGCTGTATTGGGAGGGATATCGCCCAGGTTTTCTGCCACGATCACAAATTCGTGGCGGTTATCGGTGGCATTGCATTTTGTTTTATATGTGATGGCCGAATAACTCAACCTGCCATTGCTCACTACCAGTTTATTGTTGTGGTAAAGAGAAATGGTATCGTTGTCAATGGTGCCATTGTCGTACAGGTCGATCCTGATCTCTTCATCACCGCAATACAATGTTTTCACCAATTTGTTCTCACGCTCCAGTAATACACGCGGAACCGGTGTTTTGTTGGCGATGAGTTCACGCGGGTGATGGATGCCCGTATCAGCTTTCCAACTGTGTGCAATGGCGTTATCGGCATGCTCGATGGGTTTGATGGGCGCAGCTGATTTAGGACTGGCCGGTTTCGACTGCTGCACGGTAGCGCCGGGTTTTTTAACAGCAGGCGGGTGGGTTGGGTTGGTCTTGGATTTTGCAAGCGGGACATGCGCTTTGGGCGCTTCTGGTTTTTTCTTCAGCAGAAAATCCTCTTTGGTGAAGTCTGAAGTGGCTACTTTCTCCAGGTACACTTCACCGCTGCCGCAATCTGATTTGTTCGATGAGCTTTCTGAAATAAACGTACCCTGTAATACTTCCAGCTTGCCTATTTTGGAGTAGTCGAGGTAGCAGGTCATGAGACAGGGTGCACTGCCCTGGTCGATCTTCAGCTCCAGTATTTTGGTTTCCTTGAGGAGCAGGGATTTTGACTGGTAGGTGAAAATACCCTGCAAACCTGTTTTGGCATAGAACACAGATGTCTTATAAGAATAGGTAACACCCTTAACGGCATTATTGGGAAGCTGCTCTATCTGGATCTCGTATTTGTACATCTCTTTCCGCTGGAATTCACGTAGCGTACTGCCAGTGGAAGTGAAATACCCCCTCCAGATACCGGTCAGGTGCTGTGCGTCAGCAGAAAAGCCAGAAACCAGGAAAAATAAAAGCGTAGAGATCCATCTCATTACCACAAAACTAATAAGGCAAAATAGTGTAAGCTGATAATAAAGCGTTAAAAGAAAACTCACCGCTTTCCTGTACTTTTGCATTCCTTATGATAAATATCAGTTTTCCGGATGGCGCTGTACGGGAGTATGAGGCAGGGGTTTCGGCATTGGATATCGCCAAATCGATCAGTGAAGGACTGGCCAGGAAAGTGCTGGCTGCGAGTGTGAACGGACAGGTGTGGGATGCTACGCGACCCATTTACCAGGATGCGTCGTTGAAATTACTGACCTGGGACGATGCCGACGGAAAAAATACATTCTGGCATTCTTCTGCTCACCTCCTGGCTGAAGCAGTGGAAGCTTTGTACCCCGGCGTAAAATTCTGGGTAGGCCCGGCGCTGGATAAGGGATTCTATTATGATATGGACCTGGGTGGCAGGCAAATGGGCGAAGAGGACCTGGCAAAGCTGGAACAGAAAATGAATGAGCTGGCCAAGAAGGGCAGCCAGTATATCCGCAAAGAGATCAGCAAGAAAGACGCCATTCAATATTTTACAGAGAAGGGCGATGAATACAAACTCGACCTCCTGCAAGGATTGGAAGATGGAAATATCACTTTCTATACACAGGGCGATTTTACCGATCTCTGTCGCGGGCCGCATATACCCAACACGGGTTTCATCAAAGCAATAAAGCTTACCAATGTATCCGGCGCTTACTGGAAGGGTGATGAAAAGAACAAGATGCTTACCCGTGTGTATGGTATCAGTTTCCCTAACCAGAAAGAGCTCGACGAATACCTGCAGATGCTGGAAGAAGCGAAGAAAAGAGATCACCGGAAGCTGGGTAAAGAGCTGAGCATTTATACGATGAACGATGATATCGGCCAGGGGCTGATCCTTTGGATGCCCAATGGTACCGTGATTATTGAAGAGTTGGAGAAACTGGCGAAGGAAACAGAATCGGAAGCCGGCTATAAGCGTGTGGTAACACCGCATATTGCCAAAGAGAATTTGTACCTCACCAGCGGACACCTGCCTTATTATGCAGATAGCATGTATCCGCCCATGGAACTGGAAGGAGAGCGCTATTATCTCAAGGCGATGAACTGTCCGCATCACCACAAAATATTCGATGCCGAACCCAAAAGCTACCGCGATCTTCCGTATCGTATAGCTGAATATGGAACCTGTTACCGTTATGAGCAAAGTGGTGAATTGTTCGGACTGATGCGCGTGCGTTGTCTGCACATGAACGATGCACATATCTATTGTTCCAAGGAGCAGTTCAAGCAGGAGTTCCAGGCGGTGAATGATATGTACCTGAAGTATTTCAAAATATTCGGTATTGAGAAATATGTGATGCGGCTTTCGCTGCACGACCCCGCGAAGCTGGGAGAGAAATATGTGAACGAGCCGGAGCTGTGGAAAGAAACCGAAGAAATGGTTCGTAAGGTATTGATCGAAACGGGTGTTCCTTATGTAGAGGTAAAGGGTGAGGGTGCTTTCTACGGACCTAAGATCGATGTACAGATATGGAGCGCTATTGGAAGAGAGTTTACCCTGGCTACCAACCAGGTGGATTTCGCACAACCACGCCGTTTTAAATTATCGTTCACCAATACGAACAACGAGCCCGAAATTCCCCTGGTCATTCACCGGGCGCCGTTGGGAACCCATGAGCGTTTCATTGGCTTCCTGCTGGAACATTATGCAGGCAAATTCCCTGTATGGCTGGCGCCGTTGCAGGTGAAGCTCCTGCCTATCAGCGATAAGTTCATGGACTATGCGGTTTCAGTTAAAAATCAATTGGGAAAAGCAGGCGTAAGGGTAGAGATCGATGACAGGAATGAAAAGATAGGTAAGAAGATACGCGATACAGAACTGATGAAAGTGCCGTATATGCTGGTAGTAGGGGAGAAAGAAGCCAATGAACAGAAATTGTCGGTGCGCAGACAGGGTAAGGGCGATATGGGCGTTTTTGATGTGCAGGCCTTTATAGACCTGGTATCAATAGAAATTCGGGAACGTAAATCGGGCGAGTAGTCGTCAATATCTATATCTTTAACAAAAAAACAGAATTATTCACTAAACAAGTTTTAATGGCATTACCACCAAGAGGGGGCGGAAGATTCAACCCCAGGTTTAACAGGCAACCGGAGCCTGAACATCGTATCAACGAGAGAATCCGGGTACCGCAGGTGCGTTTGGTTGGAGATAACGTAACTGTGGGTGTTTATTCAACCCAGGAAGCATTGAAGATTGCAAAAGATCAGGAGCTTGACCTGGTTGAAATATCTCCGACAGCAGATCCTCCGGTTTGTAAGGTAATCGACTATAAAAAATTCCTTTACGAGAAGAAGAAGAAGGAAAAAGAGATGAAGGCTAATTCCAAGCAGAGCGAGGTAAAAGAAATCCGCTTTACGCCTGGAACCGATGACCATGATTTCGACTTCAAAGCCAAGCATGCAGAAAAATTCCTCAAAGAAGGTAATAAAGTAAAAGCCTATGTACAGTTCAAGGGACGTGCCATCATGTTCCAGGACAGGGGGCAGTTGTTGCTACTGAAATTCGCCGAAAGGCTGGCTGAGGCCGGTGCACTGGAAAGCATGCCCAAACTGGAAGGCAAGCGTATGTTCGCCATCTTCACTCCTAAAACAGGAAAGAAAAAATAAGCTGATAATCAGTTGATTAGATAGGATGGTTGCGGAAAATAATCTTTCTGCAACCATTTTTCGTTATAAAACCTTACCTTTGCAACCCATTTCCCACATGGCTCAACAAGTGTTCCGTCTGTACGGAGCCGCCAGCAGGGTATAATCTAAGCAGATTATTAACATGCCAAAGGTAAAAACAAACTCCAGCGCCAAGAAGCGCTTCAAGGTGACCGGCAGCGGTGAGATCACCTTCCAGAAAGCATTCAAACGTCACATCCTTACCAAAAAATCTAAAAAGCGTAAAAGAGCCCTGCGCAAAAAAGGCGTTGTTGGAGATACCAACAAAGACTTCGTTTTACGTTTGTTGCGTTTGAAAGGTTAATCAGTAAACTAATTTTAAATTACCGGTCCGGGTACAACCGGACTTAAAATAAAGACACCATGCCACGTTCCGTAAATGCAGTAGCATCAAGAGCAAGGAGGAAAAGAGTCCTCAAACAGGCCAAGGGCTTCTATGGTAAGCGCAAAAATGTGTATACCGTAGCCAAGAATATTGTAGAAAAAGGTATGACCTACAGTTATGTAGGCCGTAAATTGAAAAAGCGCGAATACCGCCAGTTGTGGATCGCGCGTATCAATGCAGCCGTTAGGGCGGAAGGACTGACCTACAGCCAGTTTATCAACAAACTCAGCACCAAAGGTATTGAGTTGAACCGCAAAGTATTGGCCGACCTGGCCATGAATGAGCCTGCCAGCTTCAAAACCCTGGTTGACTCTGTAAAATAAGCGAATAACAACAGCTATATAAACCGGGAGGCGGGCTAACGCTGCTTCCCGGTTTTTTTGTGCAGAAAATTGAACAAACTATTATTTTTGTGCAATTTTAAAATTAGCAACATCCCGTTCACAGTCTAACTACTTACCCATCAATGAACAATAGCTACACCTCGCTGGTGAACCAAACCTTCCATTTCCCGCAAGATGGATTTGATGTTAATGACGATGGTTACCTGCAATTCAATGAGCTCGATCTCAAAGCACTGATAGCAAAGTACGGCACGCCCATGAAGCTGACCTACCTGCCCAAGATCGGTATGCAAATCAACAAGGCCAAGCAGATGTTTGCCCACGCGTTCAAGAAACACAAATACGAGGGCGACTATTTTTATTGTTATTGTACCAAGAGTTCGCATTTTTCTTTTGTGGTGGAGGAAGCGCTCAAACACAATATACACCTGGAGACTTCTTTCGCTTACGATATCGAGATCGTGAACCGCCTTTACGAGCGCAGGAAGATCAACAAAGAAACTTTTATCATTTGTAACGGCTACAAGCAGAAATCGTATACATCGCGTATTGCCAAGCTCATCAATTCGGGCTTTAAAAATGTAATTCCCATCCTGGATAATAAAGACGAGCTTACTGCGTATAAAAGAAGCGTTAAACAACCGTTCCGCCTGGGTATCCGCGTGGCTGCAGAAGAAGAGCCCACCTTTCCTTTTTATACCTCGCGCCTGGGTATCCGTGCCAAAGACATTCTGGAATTTTATGTAGATGAGATAGAAGGATATGAAGATAAGTTCCAGTTGAAAATGCTGCACATTTTCCTCAACAAAGGCATCAAAGATGATATCTATTACTGGTCGGAGCTGAACAAGATCATCAACCTGTATTGCCAGTTGAAGAAGATATGTCCGGAGTTGGATTCTATCAACATCGGTGGCGGTTTCCCCATCAAACACTCACTGGGCTTTGAATACGATTACCAGTTCATGATCAATGAGATCGTGAGCAATATCAAGAAAGCCTGTAAGAAAGCCAAAGTGCCCATGCCCAATATCTATACAGAGTTTGGCAGCTACACGGTGGGAGAAAGCATGGCGCATATTTACAGTGTACTGGGACAAAAAATCCAGAACGACCGCGAGTGCTGGTACATGATCGATTCTTCCTTCATTACCACATTACCCGATACATGGGGTATTGGAGAGAAATTCCTGATGCTGCCCGTTAACAAATGGGATAATGAATACCAGCGTGTGGTATTGGGAGGTATTACCTGCGACAGTCATGATTATTACGATTCCGAAGAGCATATCAATGAAGTGTTCCTTCCTAAACTCACTTCACCCGAACCATCAGACGAGCAGGCCAATAAAGAACCATTGTATGTAGGGTTCTTCCATACAGGCGCTTACCAGGATCAGATCAGTGGGTATGGCGGAATCAAGCACTGTCTTATTCCTTCGCCCAAACACGTGATCGTGGAATACGATAAGAATGGAAAATTGATCGACTGGCTCTATGCCAAGGAACAGAGTGCCCAGAGTATGTTGAAAATACTGGGTTACCTGAGATAATCTTAACTTTGTATGCATGATCCCGGATTATCCTCATAAGGTTTTCGGCGATAAGCGATTCTGCTACTGCCTTCTCATGGAAGCACTGGCAATGGATGGGCTGCACCGGCTATAGGACCGACTCCTGGCCGGTGGCCAAGGGTCATGTACCCATTTCCCATTCCAATACTTTTATCCATGTCAACAGTTACAGAACGCGCAACCGTGCGTAACGGGCAAGCGGATTTTCTGCCATTGCAGGGAACCGATTATGTAGAATTTTATGTGGGCAATGCCAAACAGGCAGCCCATTTTTATAAGACCGCTTTCGGGTTTCAAAGCCTTGCCTATGCAGGCCCCGAAACGGGTGTGAAAGACCGCGCCAGTTATGCTGTGCGGCAGAACAAACTCACTTTTGTTTTTACAACACCTCTCCGGACCAACAACCCCATGGCCGATCATGTATATAAACATGGCGATGGGGTGAAAGCGCTGGCGCTGCGCGTAGAAAATGCTACCGACGCGTGGGAACAGACCACGCAGCGTGGCGGCAGGTCATTTCTCGAACCTGTTAAGCTTACGGATGCTTATGGGGAGCTGGTGATGAGCGGCATCCACACTTATGGAGATACCATTCATCTTTTCATCGAAAGAAAAAATTACCAGGGCGTTTTTATGCCGGGCTACCGACAGTGGGAAAGCCACTATAATCCTGCGGAAACAGGATTGCAGTATGTTGATCATTGTGTAGGCAATGTAGGTTGGAATCAGATGAACCCCTGGGTGAAATTTTATGAAGAGGTGATGGGCTTCAGCAATATTCTTTCGTTCGACGATAAAGATATTTCAACAGAATATTCTGCGCTCATGAGCAAAGTGATGAGTAATGGTAACGGTTTTGTGAAGTTCCCCATCAACGAACCGGCAGAAGGCAAAAAGAAATCGCAGGTAGAAGAATACCTCGATTTTTATAATGGAGAAGGATGCCAGCACGTAGCCCTGGCTACAAACGATATTGTGAAAACGGTCACCGACTTGCAGAACCGGGGTGTGGAATTCCTGCATGTGCCCACGAGTTATTATGATGATCTGCTGGAAAGGGTAGGGCATATCGATGAAGACCTGGCGCCGCTCAAAGAACTGGGCATACTTGTTGATCGGGATAATGAAGGATATCTCTTGCAGATATTCACCAAACCGGTGGAAGACAGGCCTACGCTTTTCTTTGAGATCATCCAGCGCAAGGGTGCGAAGAGCTTTGGCAAGGGTAATTTTAAAGCCCTTTTCGAAGCTATTGAAAGAGAACAGGGTATGCGGGGTAACTTATAATTTATTTGTTCTATCTGAACACACAATTTTAGGCAACCAGGACGCGTTTTATGAGGGAGGTGCATTTTTAACTAAAAATGCACCTGCTCAATTTGCATCATTTCTTATTTTCGACCTTATGAAAATGAAAGTCCTGGTTCTTGCTTTGTGCGGCAGTATGATGGTGTTAGGTCTCTCAGCCCAGTCTTCGTTCATGGAAAATCAACGTGGTTATCCCCGTGTGATAAACGCCATCAGGGAAAAAGAAGATACACTGAAAAAACAATTCCAGGCAGCCCATCTTACCTGGCCTGCGAGACAGATTTACATGCGCAGTTTTAAGTATGATAGTCAGCTCGAAGTGTGGGTGCGTAACAATTCACACGAACCTTTCAAATTATTCAAGACGTATAAGATCTGCGCTTTGTCGGGCTCTTTGGGACCGAAGCGGATAGAAGGCGATTACCAGGTGCCTGAAGGGTTTTATTATATCAACCAGTTCAATCCCAAGAGTGTTTACCACATGTCGCTGGGACTGAATTACCCAAATATGTCAGACCAGTTGTTGAGTGATTCCGCCAGACCGGGCAGTGGCATTTATATACATGGCAGTTGTATTACGGTAGGTTGTATTCCTGTTCAGAACAGCCAGATAGAAGAGTTGTATCTGCTGGCATCTTATGCGCGTAACCTGGGACAGGATTTCATTCCGGTACATATTTTTCCCGTTCGTTTCAACGTGGAAAAGAGCAGGGAATATTTGCAAAAGATATCCAAAGAAGATAAAGAATACCAGTCTTTTACTACGCACCTGAAAGATGTGTTCGATTATTTCGAAACGCATAAAAAAATACCGCTCATTTCTGTGAACAGGAAGGGTGAATATGAAATGCTTTGATGCGCTCCCTTATTGTGGTTCGCGGTAAAGTACCTGTACGGTTTCTTTTGATTGTTGCTGCAATAGTATTTCTTTTCCATTGGTAAGCGCTTCAAACTTTTCCCGCGTATAATGCCTGATGGTAAGCAGCGTGAGGTTTTTCTCCAGTTGCACATCGAATTCATTGCTGGCTTTGCTGGCGAGTTGTTCAAGCCGTTCGGCTCGGTTGTCGAAACACAATTGCACGCCAATAGCTCCTGTTTGAACCAGGTTGGGTTTGATGCGCGACTGGTTGATCCATGCATAGAGATGGCTCATGGGCTGTTCACCTACAAAAGAGAAATCCTGGCTGTTAAGTTGCATCAATACCTGTTGTTGTTTTACCACAATGATAGGAGGCAGTGCTTTGGCATTTTTTTTATGGATGGTAGTGCCGGGCAATGAGGGATCGAGGAAGCATTTGACCAGCAAAGGAATATCTTTGTTTTGTAGGGGTTTGATTGTCTTTGGATGGATCACTTGCGCGCCATAGTAAGCCATTTCGATCACTTCCCGGAAACTCAGTTCGTGTATCAGCTGAGCATCGGGAAACTGTTTGGGATCGGCATTCATCACGCCTTCCACATCTTTCCAGATCGTAACACTTTCTGCTTCGAGGATGTTGGCAAAAACGGCAGCTGTATAATCACTTCCTTCCCTTCCCAGCGTAGTGCTTTCGTTGTCGGCCGTAGCGCCGATGAAACCCTGGGTGATAAAGATGTTAGTTGTTAGTTGTGGGTTGTTAGATGTCAGGTGAGAGAGGATTCGTTCGGAGCTTACCGGCCAATCGATGGTTGCATCGCGGAAATTATCGTCGGTCCTGAGCAGGTCGCGTACATCGAGCCACTCATTGGCAATGCCTTCCTGGTTGAGGAAATAGCTGATGATGCAGGTGCTCAATAGTTCACCTACACAAACCACCTGGTCGTAATAATAATCGAAATCCCTGATCGGCTTATCATGCAGCAGCCATTCTATTTCTGTGAAGAAATCGTTCAGTCGCGCCAGGCATGGATTGTAATGCGTAACCAGCAGGTATTTGGCGGTAGTGAGGTGTTGGTTCTTCACCACACCGAACAATTGCAACGCTTCTTCTTTTTTACCGGCATAAAAAGCTTCCACCACTTTTTCCAACGCATTAGT
Coding sequences within it:
- a CDS encoding decarboxylase — protein: MNNSYTSLVNQTFHFPQDGFDVNDDGYLQFNELDLKALIAKYGTPMKLTYLPKIGMQINKAKQMFAHAFKKHKYEGDYFYCYCTKSSHFSFVVEEALKHNIHLETSFAYDIEIVNRLYERRKINKETFIICNGYKQKSYTSRIAKLINSGFKNVIPILDNKDELTAYKRSVKQPFRLGIRVAAEEEPTFPFYTSRLGIRAKDILEFYVDEIEGYEDKFQLKMLHIFLNKGIKDDIYYWSELNKIINLYCQLKKICPELDSINIGGGFPIKHSLGFEYDYQFMINEIVSNIKKACKKAKVPMPNIYTEFGSYTVGESMAHIYSVLGQKIQNDRECWYMIDSSFITTLPDTWGIGEKFLMLPVNKWDNEYQRVVLGGITCDSHDYYDSEEHINEVFLPKLTSPEPSDEQANKEPLYVGFFHTGAYQDQISGYGGIKHCLIPSPKHVIVEYDKNGKLIDWLYAKEQSAQSMLKILGYLR
- the hppD gene encoding 4-hydroxyphenylpyruvate dioxygenase, giving the protein MSTVTERATVRNGQADFLPLQGTDYVEFYVGNAKQAAHFYKTAFGFQSLAYAGPETGVKDRASYAVRQNKLTFVFTTPLRTNNPMADHVYKHGDGVKALALRVENATDAWEQTTQRGGRSFLEPVKLTDAYGELVMSGIHTYGDTIHLFIERKNYQGVFMPGYRQWESHYNPAETGLQYVDHCVGNVGWNQMNPWVKFYEEVMGFSNILSFDDKDISTEYSALMSKVMSNGNGFVKFPINEPAEGKKKSQVEEYLDFYNGEGCQHVALATNDIVKTVTDLQNRGVEFLHVPTSYYDDLLERVGHIDEDLAPLKELGILVDRDNEGYLLQIFTKPVEDRPTLFFEIIQRKGAKSFGKGNFKALFEAIEREQGMRGNL
- a CDS encoding murein L,D-transpeptidase family protein, giving the protein MKMKVLVLALCGSMMVLGLSAQSSFMENQRGYPRVINAIREKEDTLKKQFQAAHLTWPARQIYMRSFKYDSQLEVWVRNNSHEPFKLFKTYKICALSGSLGPKRIEGDYQVPEGFYYINQFNPKSVYHMSLGLNYPNMSDQLLSDSARPGSGIYIHGSCITVGCIPVQNSQIEELYLLASYARNLGQDFIPVHIFPVRFNVEKSREYLQKISKEDKEYQSFTTHLKDVFDYFETHKKIPLISVNRKGEYEML
- a CDS encoding aspartate kinase, encoding MKGMKVFKFGGASVNSVERIQNLAAIVRSFNGQPLTIIISAMGKTTNALEKVVEAFYAGKKEEALQLFGVVKNQHLTTAKYLLVTHYNPCLARLNDFFTEIEWLLHDKPIRDFDYYYDQVVCVGELLSTCIISYFLNQEGIANEWLDVRDLLRTDDNFRDATIDWPVSSERILSHLTSNNPQLTTNIFITQGFIGATADNESTTLGREGSDYTAAVFANILEAESVTIWKDVEGVMNADPKQFPDAQLIHELSFREVIEMAYYGAQVIHPKTIKPLQNKDIPLLVKCFLDPSLPGTTIHKKNAKALPPIIVVKQQQVLMQLNSQDFSFVGEQPMSHLYAWINQSRIKPNLVQTGAIGVQLCFDNRAERLEQLASKASNEFDVQLEKNLTLLTIRHYTREKFEALTNGKEILLQQQSKETVQVLYREPQ